CTGtaagtttgtttaaaaataataaaaactagttaactttaatgatttaaatatatttttaggcCAATTGCCGACAATGCTCGAGATGAAGTACTCATTGTTGAAGTGTGGTAAGATTTAACGAAAACAAGccaacatttaaaataaaatgcactCATTGAAACAATCACAGTACCTAACAGGGTAGTTTTATGGTCGATCATTCAGTTTTCTGATCCACACTAACCAAAAGGTATGGCTTTAAAAATCATCGATATATtcccatttttcaaaaactatgtagttgttggtttttaaaatagataacagttgatttttttcatttttatattcaAGCATGTAAGCATTCACTCTACTAGCTTTATTCTTTGGTGCATATTTCAAGAGCTACTGTTATTAAtctattaaattattttagggACTTTGATGCCGCTGAAACGGTTAAGGAGAAAgtcaacaaaattttggatgtAAAAGGAGTGAAAGGACTAAGTAAGCTAATGAAAGAAATTGCTGTAACTGCTTCGTCGGGAAAGCACGATAATGAACTGATTGGAAGAGCGGCCATTACCTTAAAGGTATTtagtataaataatattacattttcatgACTAATAGATATCCTTTCAGTCTATTCCAGTTTCTGGCTTAACCGTCTGGTACAACCTAGAAAAAGGTGGCAAAACCCGCAGCCGTGGCTCTCTTTTGGTCAACTTAGCACTGAGTGCCGAGAAGAACAAAAATGTGGCCGTGCAGGAGCATAAGAATCTATTGAAATTATTGCTGATGCACGAGCTGGAAACCTCGCAGGTGGCCAACTATTGGTGGAGTGGAAAGTTCAGCCCCAATGCAGAGCTAATACGGTCACAGCATGCTGCACAAAGTGGCCTCACTCCGTTCGACTGTGCCCTTAGCCAGTGGCACGCCTACAGCACCATCCATGAAACGCATAAACTCAACTTTACTCTATTTAATTCCATACTCGACATTGTGGTTCCCGTCATTAACTGCATGCAAACCGATTCCGAGGATGTGAAAACATTTTGGGATGGCGTGAAACGCCTACTGCCCTCGTGTTTCGCTGTTCTCCGTAAACTAAGGGCCAAAAACACCAGTGATAAGAATATTGTAAGAGCCTTAAATGAAGTCCTGGATATACTTAAGAAAATCAAAGATTTGGAAGTACCGGAAAATGTGGACATTTTCCCCAAATCGGTTTACGGCTGGATACATACCAACGGTACCGATGAGACGTGCAATATTGACACTGCCATTATAGATGCTATTAATACGGGAGCCAAGGAGTGGCTGGAACACATAGTCGAGGGCAGCAGGCAAACAAAAACTCACGAAACTGATGAGGAGAAACTTCAGTACATTATTAAACTTATACAGTTGGTTCGGTCTGACCTCCAACGTGCAATGGAATACTTTGATAAACTATTTTACCAGTAAGTGCTTACAAAAGCCTGTGTGTTTCAAACATTAacgtattttttcttttagcaAAATTCAGCTGAACTACTCGGCAAtcctatatttattttatgacgCTAAACTGGCTGAAATATGCAAGTCAATTATAATAGATGTGTGCAATAACATTAAGAGATTAGATGTACCGGACGATCAATTCGAATATTTACCGAACATTGATAATGTGAACATGGGAACATCGTTGTTTGAAGTCTATTTGATTTTGAAACGATATGTGCAACTTGGTAAAGTATTTTAAAGGGTAAGCATTATACTAGATTTATTAACAATACTTCTCTACATTAGGCGAATCACTTTGCTCGGAAAACCTGGAGCTGTCAAACTTTTATCCATGGTTTGAGAGAGGCGTCACTCATTGGCTAGATATTTCTATAATAAAGGCTCTAAATCGTATTCAAAAAGCTATTGATTTGGACCAATTGAAGGCTGTTGATGAGACAGTTAAATACAGTTCCTCTGCAGTGGATACTCTATCCATATTTTatcaaatcaaaatattttggcaACAACTGGATTGGCCAGAAGTCGAAGGATCCTATACTTTTGTTGCCAAAATTATTAACGTAAGTTTGAAGGTTCAATATTgtttaactttatttaatcatttttcaaTACAGGACATTTGCCGATGCTGCATATTTTATGCtcagaaaatgtcaaatagGGTAGAGAACTTGGCATTAATCGGAGATAATAACAAAATGTTTGGTAATAAATTTTCTTGCCAACtgttttacttttaaataacttttatttcattCAATAGTTTTGTCTCAAGAGTGGTGTATTGCCATCAACAATATGGATTACATCCGCCAAAGTTTGCCTTCCTTTATCAAGGTAATTATTTAATCTAAATTCTAAAAGCCATCTCTAAAAGTATTCTTTATTTGAAGGAACTGGGTACAGATGATATTATTAAGAGATTGGGAGAATATCGCACAAATCTAGAGGCTGAACGCTGCGCTTCCACAATCAAAGCTGTCATCGAAAACGCATTAGATACGGAACGAAATCAAATTGTCGAACTCATTGAGATCGTAGCCCGTAAAATGGCTCCTCCGATTAAACGTTATTTGGCTGAAGGGGCCGAAGTCCTTGCTAAGGATTCAAACTCAATGGACCAACTCATGAATTACTTAGAAGGATCATTAACTACACTTTACGAAACACTTAACGAAGTTAACTTCGGAAGAATACTCGACAGCATTTGGTCTGAGCTGGCTATAATAATGTACGACCTTATTCAGTCGAATCTTGATGTGAGTATTTGCTTATCGATCATAAAAAAAggtgtatttatattttatttatctttgTAGAAACGCCGTCCTCCAGCAttctttcaaaatttaaacaataCTCTCCAAACTATGTTAGATTGTTTTAAAATGGGTAATATAGAAGCTTCGGACGTGAAGATCCTATCAGCCATCCAAAGCAGGTTACAACTATACTCCCTGGAAACAGCAGATCTTATTCATCAGTATTATATGGAGCGGCTGGAGTACCAAAAGAATCAAACTTCGTCCCAGTATGGACAACTAACTATAATGGCTAATCTAACCGATTCCGGTTTAGTGGTAAGCTTGATAAACTTTAACACGCAAAAAAcgattctaattttttgttttagttaaatattttaaatgctCGCAACTTGCTCCCGATGGACTCCAATGGAACGGTTGATTCGTTTGTTAAAATTTCGCTTTTGCCTACAATTCGTTTTAACGATGTCTCGCCATTGAAAACCAACGTTCATAATAAAAACTGTTTTCCACTCTATGACCAAGAATTTCGAATGTAAGTATTAATTATACATAAAATGATCTTGATTATAATtaacttttatattttctgattCAGAAATTTAAGTGAACCGCAGCGAACTGATAAAAATAGCCTCATCTTATTTAGTATAAAAGATAAAGATCTTTTTGGAATGTCAAGTCAATATATAGCCGAGAGCTATATTTCATTTGGAGACATTGAGGCTACACCTGGCGAACAAATTATGATGAATTTATCAAGACCAGAATATACaggtaatttattttctaCCTTATTAAATTCAATGACAATTAAATGATAATTTTTATAGATTCCGATGCGCTGCGTGCCTTGGAGTATAGGCAAGGTGATAAACAAGCTAAGGACTttgttaaaaaactaaaaaatagaTCATTCTCCTAGAATGTAATGAATcatataaaaatgattttaatatgTGTAAAAAACTTAAGcaataataaatgtatattttttactaaaaaaaccaaatgttTTGTTTCACAATTAATGGTACTTTTATTGGAACAAAAGCCAACACGGTATTTAGGTATAAATACATAACATTCACGTTTTCACAAATTAAGGGtacttttataataaataataattaactttcattttgtatattattCGTAGAGGGTTTGATTTTTTCAGAAGTAATTAACATTATGAACTAGTGGCGAAAAACTTTAATGGCAATAGTTTTTAGGCCAATGAGTGTTTTACTGGCGGCGACGAGTGTTGCGTTGTTTGTCGAAACGCATTTCCATTTCTTCAAGAACCTTTGGGGTGTAGCGCACAACCAGCTTTACAGATCCAATAGCTTGCTTTAAAAGTTCTACCGCCTTTTCGTGGTTTTCTCCTTCCACAgactaaaataatttaaaattgtaaaaactTATATAAGCTATTTGTGAATACTTACCACTCCATTGACAGAAAGAAGCTGATCACCTCTCTTAAGACCACCATGCCTGTCAGCCACTCCGCCAGGAATTATTCGAGATATATAGATGGGGGAATTTTGTTCCTTACCACCCATTACATTGAAACCTAATCCTGTAAGACAAAATTAGACATGGTTTAAACCGCTTTCTACACTATATGTAGAAGAGGATGGACATAATATGGCTTAAATGATATTTGTAGTGTTTGTAATAAGCATCCTACTTGGCTATAGCTTTATAAAGACCCATTAAATTAAGCAAACCTCCCTCTTACCCTCTTCTGTTTTTGGCAGCTCCACAACTCTGGGATGGGCATGGCCTTCGCTGGCAGCAAAGGCGGCGACGGTGGCCTTGGCAGTGGCAGAAGCCCGGACGTCGTGGGATCCTTGGATGTCCACTGTCTCGTATACGTGTTCGTACACCTCTCGCACAGAAGTCATAAAGTCTGAGTTGAGCACCTTCTGTAGAGCAGCCAGTTTTGTTGTTGGGAAATCTCCACTGGCCTGCAACTTTTCCAACAGCTCTATCGATCTTTTGACATCTGCAATAAAGATACATCTTGTGGGTTTACAAGATTTCGTTGGTGTTATTATGATTCCTTACCTCTGGCCAGGGTAAGAGGTTCCGCATTATCGGCCATGGTTTTgtagaatttaaaaatatccaaTAAAATTAACCTGGATACTCTTTTTTACCAGAATTCTCAACAGTGCTGCCACTATTTTCTTTGGAAATTCAGTATAAAACAGTGGCTTCAAAGTTGCCATATTttgtaggattttttttattctggataatttatataatagtGGGGCTTGATTATGGCTCAAACAATTATGCTGGCGTTATTCTACTTTTGATCTAAAATCCAATAATCCGAAATAAACTTGAAATTCTGTACTTTACCATCTGGCAGCACTGGGAATTGGGTGGTGCTGCCACTCAGCGAAGAGGTTTCACACAGCTGCTAGTGCcggataaaaatataaacaatttgtaaagaataataaaaatgagtctACCAGCAGCATTATTGCAGCGCTTGAAGAAGCGTGGACTTGTGACGAAACAATCCAGTAAGTCCTTATTACCAAAAATAGGAAATTTcaattattaatacatttATATGTAAATGTTACTCCCTTAGGTTCCGCACCTGCATCGGAAGCTATAGAAGAAATTATAGCCGAAAACtatgacgacgacgacaagAACAGCAGTCCCTACGTATATAAAGAGGAACCCGAACCGAAGCGCAAAAATCCCGAGGAGCAGTTCTGGTCAAACAGGATCAAAGAGCGGATTGGAGTCAACGAATCGCATCATGGTTACAAACTGTGCCCCAACAAGTACAATATCTGGCACAAGTGCTCCCTCTACTGCGTCAACAGATGGACCAACGCTCCGAACTTGCAGCCCAGCCAAAAGTATCTCAAGCGCTACAAGAGGTTGTTGCGTAAATACCCACTGGAGTCGAGCTGGAAGGACGTCTATGACAAAGGCTGCAAGGCATACTACTTCTTTAATACCACCACTCAAATGGTTTCCTGGCTACCGCCATCCCATCCCAAAGCCCGGGTTACTCCTAGTGCAGCAGTGTTTCGCCGGCAACTAGCCAATTCCAATGATGAATTTAACTTTGATTCCCAAAACCTGGTCCTGCAGAAAACTTCTGGTGGCGGCGACCTAAACGACGGGGAGAATCCTTTCTCTTCGTCTGTTTACGTGCCCGCCAAGAAGCAAAAATCAAGGGACTTGGATAGGAAACTCCAAAGGCGCCGACGAAATGAGAACTAATCTAAATAAGCTAAtacttttcaattaaaaaaataaaaccagtACGTGGTAAAAATACTCTCCCTGGTCTTTCATTTTTATCCATAAAGATAAACACGGATACTTTCATTAGGTTTAAAAATGTACACTCTGCTTTATTGAATTGCTAGCTTAAGACAATGAATGGTGGAGCCGCGAAACAATTAAATCGGAGGAATAGGAATTTTATCAGGGACGCACGAGTTTGGAAAGAGGTTTGATTTAATTTGGACGCGGCAATAAAAGCCCTCAACATGAGGATGCACGGGAACCACTTTCACCAAACGTGTGCCATGTGTAATGCgttttaaccaagtttctatTAGTGTAagataaatacaaataaattttgtgtTTACTTCAAGGTCCGTTTTCCCTTAACAACAACAGGCCGGTTTCGAATGTAACCCTTGCGACGCTTTGCATTCTGAAATcattaaaatgaatttaaaaaaatgtttgcggtttgaaatttaaaaccaTACCTTTCTAGAGATTGAGTTTCCTGGTGGAATCGTCCTTTCCTTTGCTTTCAGAGCGGGTCTGTTGAATTCATGAGGTTTCTTAACCCTGTATATGCGAACCAGCCAGTGTTCCGTTGTGTAAGCTTCTTCCAAATAAGTCAAATCGAAGTCTTTGTTACCGATGACGGCGTTGCGAGTGCGATCGTAACCCGATGGTCCCCTGAAATATACAGATGCTTGTAGTAAAGTTATTTTTCGTTTAAAATTGTGTAGTTTACAAACCTATAGTCCAATTTCAACTCCCCAAATCTGTAGTAGCTTAATTTGTACATAAGGCAATTAAGTAAAGCTGGCGCGCCTTCAGCATCGACTCTGAATTCACCCCGGTCCGTAAAGTAATCGCTTTCCTTGATATCTTTGGGATGCTCGCCCTCGGCGATACGCACCATCCACAGGAACTTGTTGATGTCGTCGCCTGAGTAGCCAATGACACCGCCAAAGATCACAAGCACATAGTCTACATCCAGAGATGTCATGATTTCGTACGACTTCTCTTCGGTCGATGACATAGCTTTGCCAACCAGAGCTATGTGACTATTATTCCACGTATTATTGTCCACTAAAGTTGTTCTATTCGCCATGCCGGCTATCTGATAGCCGTAATCCCACCACGACATTACCCTAGCGTCATCGGCAGTGTTCTGCGAAAGCCAGTAGTAGGCCTCCCTGAAATCGTCCAATATATTCCGCGAGctgaaagaaatttaattctttAGTAAAATATATGGGTGTGACTATAAGTTTTCATACCCATCCTGGCTGTTGTGGAAAGCTAGCACAATGGACGGGCTGGAGTAGGCATTGCTAGTGACCCAGGTGCAGTGGACAGCGAACATCATCAGGAGCATAAGAACAGCCAAGATAACGATACTCTTTAGGTTTGAGCTGATACCCGTGTCCTGTTGAGCGTCATGTTTGGTACGGTGCTTCAGTTTTCCAGCCTATAAGGAGAGAATAATTTAGtttataaaacaattttatgtATTACCATCTTACCTTATCGTACAAAGTCTTCTTCTCGATAGAATCATCGGCTTCATCCACTTCGGTAGCGGCATTTATGGCTGTACCGACCCGTTTTGATGAATCCTCCTGCAGGAAAACGTCCAACAATCCTGAGAAGGCCACGCCCGCCAGCATACAAACAACAGGGGTTAGGGTCAACATTAGACGCACCATCACACCGGCGAAGTACACAGCACTAATAGCATACAGAACTACGAAGACGCGCTCATCGTTGATATGCTTGATGGAATACCATAATCCAACTGGAAAAGCGCATACCAAGATGTGGAGATCGAAGAAGAAGGAGAACCAAGTCGTCGGCTGGTGCTCCGACACAGAGGCAATGATTggaatgtggattttcgcgtAGCCTGTATCCCACAGCGAGTAGAAACGTCCGCTCCACGGGGCCACGACGCCCAGCATCGTAAGTACCACGACGGCCACGAAAACGCCAACTCCTACTAGCAGGCCACCGACGATGAACAGCTTCCGGAACTCATTGCGCGAAAGCACCGACTGCAAATGTTTCAAGGTAGCCATGGCCATCAGGAGGACAAACACGCCCATCGCAGCCATGTGCTCGCTGGTACGGATAGGCTGGAAGCCCACAAATGGAATCTGCATGGAGAACAGCAGGCCCAGGATAAAGAAAGTGCTGTAGCTGGTCAGTAGACGCGGCGAGTACCTTCCCATGATGAGCAGCACAAAGACGTGCAGTGGAATCAGGTTGATGATGAACACGTAACCGCCCCAGGCGGACACCATGTAGAAGTAGGAGAGAGCGGCTCCGGCCGACCAGAATACTGACCCAGTTTTAACTGAACGCACCCACAGGAAGTAGGTGAACTGCAGGGCGAAGATGGCAATGCCCTCGTTATCGTATGATCCTGCCACCGATCGGCTGATGTATCCCGGCACAATAGCAATGAAGCTAGCCGCAAACAAGCCGGCTCCGGAAGACCACAGCTCCTTCGTCAGCAGGTACGTGGAGATAGAGGTAAGCCCGCTGAAAACTGGAGCCAGAAACACGCAGATGTCGCGGATGTGGACCGGAATGTTGAGGATGTTGAGCAGCCAGTGGATGCCGCCAGAGGTGATCATCAGGCCAGGGTACACGGTACCGCCGACGATACGACCAAGCGGGTACCAGGCACGCTCGTCGAACCAGTTGAGAAACTTGTACCAGCCGTGCTGTACCATGTAGGCGGTGGCCCGGTAATTGAACCACGGATCAAACTCATGGATAATCGACTCGAAGCGGATGACGGCGAAGAGGCGACTCGAAAATCCTGCCAGCCAGGCGATCAGAAGGATGGCGAAGGTTATAAGGCTGCTGTAGCCAGCCACCTTGCTGTTCAGCATCTTGGGCGTCTTATTCATGTCCGGACCTTTATCCTATTCCGATGCGTCGGGTAATTTGAACACCAGACGATTCCAAAAAACTTAGACACGTAGCCTAAAAAAATTGCCGGCTGGGCTGCCAACTCAAGTGTTTATAGTATTAAACAAACTCCGTCCATGTGGAAGTTTACCAACACTAGAATTGTTCTTTGCCACCgtttcaccaaaaaaaataattaataatattacatttttctttgtaaatttggttttatttttttaaatttattatcctGAAATGAATAATTATCCCTAATTACAGATTACCAGTTGCAAACAATATTTCCTTTCCGTTATCGATTGTTGCCCTATCGATGACCGTCTGCAAGCTGACTACCACTACTTTTATAAAAGGTCGCGGCAACATAAAATAGTAAACAAATTAATATCTGAATTAAGATGAGTAATAGAAACATTAAAACGCTGCCGAAGAAGCTGAGTGTCTCCAAGAAGCCGGCAGTCAAAGTTGACTCGCCCTTGGCCAAATATCCTTTTAAAACTCACTTAGTCGAACCCCTTGCATCGATCTGTCCTTGTACATTGAAGTGTTATTAAAGTTATGCtttatttttaggatttttcgAGGCTCCACCGTCTTTCTTTGCCAGTAAAACTATACAGGCTCCCAACTTTAGACAATTGTTATGTCTGATGTTTCTGAATATGGCCTAGGTTCAGCTAACACAACGGTCCATCCCAATCCTGGCTTGGGATAGTCCATCCAATtcattattgttattattggcTCCATTGCTAGTCcgcttcaattttttttggttcgtcCAGTTCTGATTCTTATTATATGGATGCTACCTAGCAAAAGAACGGATATAATATTCATTAGTCGATGCTTCTTTGATTTTAATCTTTTCTCAATCTGCTATGTGGTTTTCTTAACTTTAGGATATACGTATGACTCGTCAGGA
The Drosophila bipectinata strain 14024-0381.07 chromosome 3R, DbipHiC1v2, whole genome shotgun sequence DNA segment above includes these coding regions:
- the Stt3B gene encoding dolichyl-diphosphooligosaccharide--protein glycosyltransferase subunit STT3B — translated: MNKTPKMLNSKVAGYSSLITFAILLIAWLAGFSSRLFAVIRFESIIHEFDPWFNYRATAYMVQHGWYKFLNWFDERAWYPLGRIVGGTVYPGLMITSGGIHWLLNILNIPVHIRDICVFLAPVFSGLTSISTYLLTKELWSSGAGLFAASFIAIVPGYISRSVAGSYDNEGIAIFALQFTYFLWVRSVKTGSVFWSAGAALSYFYMVSAWGGYVFIINLIPLHVFVLLIMGRYSPRLLTSYSTFFILGLLFSMQIPFVGFQPIRTSEHMAAMGVFVLLMAMATLKHLQSVLSRNEFRKLFIVGGLLVGVGVFVAVVVLTMLGVVAPWSGRFYSLWDTGYAKIHIPIIASVSEHQPTTWFSFFFDLHILVCAFPVGLWYSIKHINDERVFVVLYAISAVYFAGVMVRLMLTLTPVVCMLAGVAFSGLLDVFLQEDSSKRVGTAINAATEVDEADDSIEKKTLYDKAGKLKHRTKHDAQQDTGISSNLKSIVILAVLMLLMMFAVHCTWVTSNAYSSPSIVLAFHNSQDGSRNILDDFREAYYWLSQNTADDARVMSWWDYGYQIAGMANRTTLVDNNTWNNSHIALVGKAMSSTEEKSYEIMTSLDVDYVLVIFGGVIGYSGDDINKFLWMVRIAEGEHPKDIKESDYFTDRGEFRVDAEGAPALLNCLMYKLSYYRFGELKLDYRGPSGYDRTRNAVIGNKDFDLTYLEEAYTTEHWLVRIYRVKKPHEFNRPALKAKERTIPPGNSISRKNAKRRKGYIRNRPVVVKGKRTLK